The following proteins are co-located in the Micromonospora coriariae genome:
- the rpsF gene encoding 30S ribosomal protein S6 yields MRHYEVMVILDPSLEERTVAPSLDTYLNVIRTAGGSVEKTDVWGRRRLAYEINKKAEGIYAVVDLQATPAAVAELDRQLRLNESVLRTKVIRPEMR; encoded by the coding sequence TTGCGTCATTACGAAGTAATGGTGATCCTCGACCCCAGCCTCGAGGAACGCACCGTCGCCCCGTCGCTCGACACGTACCTGAACGTGATCCGGACCGCGGGTGGCTCGGTTGAGAAGACCGACGTGTGGGGCCGCCGGCGCCTCGCGTACGAGATCAACAAAAAGGCCGAGGGCATTTACGCCGTCGTCGACCTGCAGGCCACGCCTGCCGCGGTGGCCGAGCTGGACCGTCAGCTCCGGCTCAACGAGTCCGTGCTGCGCACCAAGGTCATCCGGCCGGAGATGCGCTAA
- a CDS encoding single-stranded DNA-binding protein produces the protein MREEMVMAGDTTITVIGNLTDDPELRFTPSGAAVAKFRVASTPRFMDKASGEWKDGEPLFLACTVWRQAAEHVAESLQRGARVIVSGRLRQRSYETREGEKRTVIELEVDEIGPSLRYATAKVQKMSRSGGGGGGFGGGSGGGGGQGGGGGNFDDPWASAAPSPARAGSGGNFDEEPPF, from the coding sequence GTGCGCGAGGAGATGGTCATGGCAGGAGACACCACCATCACGGTCATCGGCAATCTGACCGATGACCCCGAGTTGCGGTTCACCCCCTCCGGGGCGGCGGTCGCCAAGTTCCGAGTCGCCTCGACGCCCCGATTCATGGACAAGGCGTCGGGCGAGTGGAAGGACGGCGAGCCGCTGTTCCTCGCTTGCACCGTGTGGCGGCAGGCCGCCGAGCACGTCGCCGAGTCGCTGCAGCGTGGCGCTCGGGTGATCGTCTCGGGCCGGCTCCGGCAGCGGTCCTACGAGACCCGCGAGGGTGAGAAGCGCACTGTCATCGAGCTTGAGGTCGACGAGATCGGCCCGTCGCTGCGCTACGCCACGGCGAAGGTGCAGAAGATGTCCCGCTCCGGCGGTGGCGGCGGCGGCTTCGGTGGCGGCAGCGGCGGCGGTGGTGGTCAGGGTGGCGGCGGAGGCAACTTCGACGACCCCTGGGCTTCGGCCGCACCCTCTCCCGCGCGTGCCGGTTCGGGCGGCAACTTCGACGAGGAGCCCCCGTTCTAA
- a CDS encoding deoxyribonuclease IV, translating to MRIGAHVDSTDPLTEAAARSADTVQFFLSDPQGWKAPKPREDAERLRAAEVDLYVHAPYVINVATLNNRIRIPSRKLLLGHANAAAAIGAKGLIVHGGHVNAGDDLAVGFDNWRKTFAYAADSGGFGVPVLIENTAGGDNACARRLDALARLWDAIGDHEVGFCLDTCHAYAGGEELLGLVDRVKAITGRIDLVHANNSKGAFNSGQDRHDNLGGGTIDPELVVAVIRAAGAPVVVETPGGVAGQAADIDFLRQQLGTESTAA from the coding sequence ATGCGTATCGGAGCCCACGTCGATTCGACCGACCCGCTGACGGAGGCGGCCGCCCGGTCCGCCGACACCGTGCAGTTCTTCCTCTCCGACCCGCAGGGGTGGAAGGCGCCCAAGCCCCGGGAGGACGCCGAGCGGCTGCGCGCGGCCGAGGTCGACCTGTACGTGCACGCGCCGTACGTCATCAACGTGGCCACCCTCAACAACCGCATCCGGATCCCCAGCCGCAAGCTGCTGCTCGGGCACGCGAACGCGGCCGCCGCGATCGGCGCGAAGGGCCTGATCGTCCACGGCGGGCACGTCAATGCCGGCGACGACCTGGCCGTGGGCTTCGACAACTGGCGCAAGACATTCGCGTACGCGGCCGACTCCGGGGGCTTCGGCGTCCCCGTCCTGATCGAGAACACCGCTGGCGGCGACAACGCGTGCGCCCGCCGACTGGACGCGCTGGCCCGCCTCTGGGACGCCATCGGCGACCACGAGGTCGGCTTCTGCCTGGACACCTGCCACGCGTACGCCGGCGGCGAGGAGCTGCTCGGCCTGGTTGACCGGGTCAAGGCGATCACCGGGCGGATCGACCTGGTGCACGCCAACAACTCCAAGGGCGCCTTCAACTCCGGTCAGGACCGGCACGACAACCTGGGCGGCGGGACCATCGACCCGGAGCTGGTGGTGGCGGTGATCCGCGCTGCCGGGGCGCCGGTGGTCGTCGAGACTCCGGGAGGCGTCGCCGGCCAGGCCGCCGACATCGACTTCCTGCGCCAGCAGCTCGGGACGGAGAGCACTGCAGCATGA